The nucleotide window ATTCAGGCTGTGGATAAAGGGCAGAGCGAAGCCGCCAAGAGTCTGGGCATGTCCAACCGCCACATGATGATGAAAATCATTCTGCCGCAGGCGGTCAAGAATATCCTGCCGGCTCTGGGCAATGAATTTGTAACGATGATCAAGGAAACCTCGCTGGCCTCCACCTTCTATATAGGAGAACTGATGTATACGCGGACGCTGTTAATGAGCACGAAGTTCTATGCCTGGCAGCCGCTGATCATCATTGCCGCGATTTACTTTGTCGTGACCTTCGTCTTGTCAAAGGGCGTTCAGTATATGGAAAAGAGGTTGAGTGTCAGTGATTAATTCTGGAAAAAAATTAATTGAAGTCAAAGGGCTGAAAAAGAACTTCGGCGCGTTGGAAGTCTTAAAAGGAATTGATGAAACGATTCATAAGGGCGAGGTCGTGTCGATCATCGGCCCGTCCGGCAGCGGAAAATCGACGTTTCTGCGGTGTTTAAATCTTTTGGAAAAACCGAGCAGCGGCCAAGTGATATTTGAAGGCGTGGATATCGCGGACAAAAAGATCAATATCGATCATCATCGTCAGAAGATCGGCATGGTGTTCCAGCACTTCAATGTCTTCCCGCATCTGACGGTTTTGGAAAACATTACGATTACCCCGACGCTGGAAAAGAAAGTGCCGCAGAAGGAAGCTGAAGACAAGGCGATGAAGCTGCTGAAGCAGGTCGGTTTGGAAGAGAAGGCGCACGAGTATCCGCGCAAGCTTTCCGGCGGCCAGAAGCAGCGCTTAGCGATTGTCAGAGCGATGGCCATGGAGCCGGATGTCATGTTGTTTGACGAGCCGACCTCGGCGCTGGATCCGGAAATGGTCAAGGATGTTCTGGAAGTCATTCAGCAGCTGGCGGAGGGCGGCATGACGTGCGTCATCGTCACGCATGAAATGGGCTTTGCCCGCTCGGTCAGCGACCGCGTGCTGTTTATGGATGAGGGCCGGATTGCCGAACAGGGCAGTCCGCAGCAGATCTTTGATCATCCAAATCATCCGCGGACGATTGAATTCTTAAGCAAAGTGCTGTAAAAATTTATTTTTGACACAACCTAGTTGAAGGACCCGAATCGCCAAAGAAAGAGGCGGATCGGCCAAAGCTGGATAGAAAATGAAAAGGAAGTGGAGGTGCCCCAATGAAAACAACCTTTCAGTATGATCACTACTATGCTTATCAGGAATTGACCGAAGCGTTAAAAACGCTGGTCAGCCGCCATTCGGATATCTTGACGATGGAATCACTTTGCAAAAGTGAAAAGGATCGGGATGTCTGGGCGATGACGCTGACGAACCGACAGACCGGCGATCCGCTGGCTAAGCCGGCGTTCTATATCGATGCCAACACGCATGCCGGTGAGGTGACCGGCTCGATGGCAGCGCTGCACACCTTGGATGTTCTGTGTACGAATTACGGCGAGGATGAAGCGCTGACGAAGCTTGTCGATACGATGACCTTCTACGTCATTCCGCGGATCAGTGTGGACGGCAGCGAGGTGTATCTGACGACCCCTTACGATCTGCGCTCGGCAGACCGGCCGTATCTGACACCGGTTCAGCAGCCGGGCTTAGTGCCTGAGGATATGGATCAGGACGGCGTTATCCGGATGATGCGGATCAAAGACAAGCATGGCGCGTGGAAGATCTGTCAGCACAATCCGGCCCTGATGGAAAAGCGCAAGCCGGATGATCGTGAAGGCGAGTTCTACACTGTGGTCAGCGAAGGCATGGTTCAGGGAGAAGTCAAGGGGGAGATTCAGCCGGCCCCGGTCTTATGGGGACTGGACTTCAACCGCAATTATCCGTTCGGCTGGTTTCATGAATCCCGGCAGGCCGGCGCCGGAGCGTATCCGTTAAGCAATCCGGAAAACAAGGCGGTTGTGGATTTTGTCCTGGCCCATCACAACATCGGTGCAGTGGCAACGCATCATACCAGCGGCGGCGTGATCCTGTATCCGCCGGGAACCCGTCCGGAAAAGAGTGCCGATCCTGACGATATGCGCCGGCTGCGTGAGATTGCGGCCATGGCGACAGAGGAAATGGGCTATCCGGCGATCAATATTTTCGATCACTTTATGACGGATCAGGAAAATTATTCATCCGGAGCTTTTGATGACTGGTGCTTCCAGGATCAGGGAATCCCAGCTTATACGCTGGAGCTGTGGAATCTGTTGGAGCGGGCAGGCTGCAAGATCGACTGGGATCGCCGTGATGCCAAGAGTGAAGCGGAATGTCTGGATACCTTAACGAAGGTGCTCGCCTGGTGTGCGGAAAACGCTCCGGACAGCTTTGAAGCCTGGACGCCGTATCAGCATCCGCAGCTGGGGCTGGTGGAAATCGGCGGACTGAACCTAAAGTTTACAGAAGAAAATTGTCCGAATGCATTTTTGCTTCAGGAAGTTGAGAAAACAACGAAGTTCTGTCTGCGCTACGCCCGTTCGCTGCCGCAGTTAGCGATTGACAAGGCCGAGGTGAAATGGCTGGGCGAGGATTTAGCTGAAGTCACGGTAACCGTCGGCAACGAAGGGTATCTGCCGACCTATTTGAGCCAGGAAGCAAAGCTGTTGAAAACTGCGAAGCCGGTCAAGGTTTCGCTGCAGGGACAGATCCAGAGCTTCATCGCCGGTCAGGCAATCCTGGAAATCGGTGATCTGGAAGGCTATTCCGGAGCGAATGCGAATTACCGCTCGTGTGAAGTGACAACCGGCGAACATGCGCCTTTGACGCAAACGGTGCGCTGGCTGATTCAGGCACAGAAAGGGGCGGAGGTCACGATCACTGCCTTCCAGCCGAAAGCCGGCCGGGCGATGCTGAAACTTGTGCTGTAAGCTGAGAACCGGAAGCAACGCAATAAAAATAAGAAAACAGAGGAAGTCTTACGCTGCAGAGCGCGGATTTCCTCTGTTTTGTTTTTGAGTGGGGAAGAATTATGCCGTGTAGTAGTAGATGACAAATCCGGTTTTCAAGTCGATGCAGACAACGTAGTCGATTCCATCTTCCTGAGCTTTCCAACTGTCGAAATCTCCGCCGATCGTTTCCTGGATGCCGGCGTACTCCCATGCGGTTTCTTCCCGGAGCTTAATGAATTCCCCGGCAAAGGCCTCAGCCAGCTGCTTTCCCTGTTCTGATGTTAGATTGAGTGACGGCCATAGCGAAGCATCAGCACCGTAATCCCGGAAATGCAGCGAGGTCATGCGCTCAGAATCCAGGGTGATCTGCAGGTTATAACGATAGCTGTCCGCAATTCTTGTGTTGGGATCATCGTAGCTGGCCAACAGATAGAAATTTGGATTCGGAATCGTCCGGCTGTTGATTCCGTCCAAAACCGCCTGCGGAACATAGGCGGACAAACGTTTTTCAATTTCATTGAGCGACATGAAAGCATCCGCGTCGGCCTGGTCGAGATTGAAGGCGGCGCCTTCGCTGACCAGAACCCGTTCCAGATGCAGATCTTCAGACTGCCGCATCATCAGGCTCAGCGTCGCTTCCCCAGAGGCATAGACGGTGCTGTCCTGAATCTCAATTCCAGCCAGCACGCGGATCTGGTCACGGTAAACTTCCGGCGCTTCAGGGTATATCTCACACTTGGGGCTGGCAAAGCGCAGGAGTTCCTGCCGGTCAGCTTCGCTCTGATCCCCCATCAGCGTTTTCAGAGCCGCATCATCCTGATTGACCAAAGTTGTGCAGAACTGCTTAGCCAAAGCCTGAGCCTGTTCAAGCTTCGTTTTTTTGCTTTGCGGATTAAACAAAGCGAGGACCAGAACTGCCGACAGCACCAGAATCAGGCCGCCGCCTGCCCAGACCGGCAGTTTTTTATAGTTCAGGATGTTTTCGATCCGCTTCCGCAGCGAACCGCCGGTAAAATTGAGCGTATTGGGAAAGGATTGGGCACTGCTGGCCAGATGGACTAAGGCATGGGAATAAACTTGCCTGCCGGGACTGTCGTGGCTGCGGATCACCGCTTCATCGCAGGCCATTTCCATGTCCTGACTCATCAGAATAAATGCTGTCCAAACTAACGGATGAAACCAGTAAAGACAGACAAGGA belongs to Holdemania massiliensis and includes:
- a CDS encoding amino acid ABC transporter ATP-binding protein, coding for MINSGKKLIEVKGLKKNFGALEVLKGIDETIHKGEVVSIIGPSGSGKSTFLRCLNLLEKPSSGQVIFEGVDIADKKINIDHHRQKIGMVFQHFNVFPHLTVLENITITPTLEKKVPQKEAEDKAMKLLKQVGLEEKAHEYPRKLSGGQKQRLAIVRAMAMEPDVMLFDEPTSALDPEMVKDVLEVIQQLAEGGMTCVIVTHEMGFARSVSDRVLFMDEGRIAEQGSPQQIFDHPNHPRTIEFLSKVL
- a CDS encoding M56 family metallopeptidase, which produces MNTLLRLLIHNSVAVCFVFFAVFLLRRLLRSAPKIYSYLLWAAVFLRLLMPISLTGPVSLVPYRAFTFSDQAAEVLISPSPADMGVHETTLTQTPSIQEATADTQPGLPLNSTLLLGAVWLIGAVLLAGFSLFHYRRFIRRYVGGTETQAGIEHCSNLSTPVLIGLLHPRILLPEGLSESEERSVVLHEQMHWQRRDPWVKLFAYVLVCLYWFHPLVWTAFILMSQDMEMACDEAVIRSHDSPGRQVYSHALVHLASSAQSFPNTLNFTGGSLRKRIENILNYKKLPVWAGGGLILVLSAVLVLALFNPQSKKTKLEQAQALAKQFCTTLVNQDDAALKTLMGDQSEADRQELLRFASPKCEIYPEAPEVYRDQIRVLAGIEIQDSTVYASGEATLSLMMRQSEDLHLERVLVSEGAAFNLDQADADAFMSLNEIEKRLSAYVPQAVLDGINSRTIPNPNFYLLASYDDPNTRIADSYRYNLQITLDSERMTSLHFRDYGADASLWPSLNLTSEQGKQLAEAFAGEFIKLREETAWEYAGIQETIGGDFDSWKAQEDGIDYVVCIDLKTGFVIYYYTA
- a CDS encoding M14 family metallopeptidase gives rise to the protein MKTTFQYDHYYAYQELTEALKTLVSRHSDILTMESLCKSEKDRDVWAMTLTNRQTGDPLAKPAFYIDANTHAGEVTGSMAALHTLDVLCTNYGEDEALTKLVDTMTFYVIPRISVDGSEVYLTTPYDLRSADRPYLTPVQQPGLVPEDMDQDGVIRMMRIKDKHGAWKICQHNPALMEKRKPDDREGEFYTVVSEGMVQGEVKGEIQPAPVLWGLDFNRNYPFGWFHESRQAGAGAYPLSNPENKAVVDFVLAHHNIGAVATHHTSGGVILYPPGTRPEKSADPDDMRRLREIAAMATEEMGYPAINIFDHFMTDQENYSSGAFDDWCFQDQGIPAYTLELWNLLERAGCKIDWDRRDAKSEAECLDTLTKVLAWCAENAPDSFEAWTPYQHPQLGLVEIGGLNLKFTEENCPNAFLLQEVEKTTKFCLRYARSLPQLAIDKAEVKWLGEDLAEVTVTVGNEGYLPTYLSQEAKLLKTAKPVKVSLQGQIQSFIAGQAILEIGDLEGYSGANANYRSCEVTTGEHAPLTQTVRWLIQAQKGAEVTITAFQPKAGRAMLKLVL